From a single Coriobacteriaceae bacterium genomic region:
- a CDS encoding TetR/AcrR family transcriptional regulator → MGNNTAGTSVVNAVPASDSAAKRLTGDERRREILDAVRTVSSELGVSHLSVSAVTKRAGCTRSLFYHYFADMDAAVTAVMDEAIDGFISELEQWNANRIVGDIEGALDTVAPLFKRLVASGHELPSTLTSSSGALYGGFLHNVVQRVAQYICDTTVVDFVAHHELRIDHVYETFYTLIMGLLMYIRTHPDVPDETVKEIIASTLHIEGYTAKYPERKPQN, encoded by the coding sequence ATGGGCAACAACACAGCAGGTACCTCTGTAGTCAATGCCGTCCCCGCATCCGATAGCGCGGCAAAGCGCCTGACGGGCGACGAACGCCGTCGCGAGATCCTCGATGCCGTGCGCACCGTAAGCTCCGAGCTGGGCGTGTCCCACCTATCGGTATCGGCCGTGACCAAGCGAGCCGGCTGCACGCGTTCATTGTTCTACCACTACTTCGCCGACATGGACGCCGCCGTCACCGCCGTCATGGACGAGGCGATCGACGGTTTTATCTCCGAGCTCGAGCAGTGGAATGCCAACCGCATCGTCGGTGATATCGAGGGCGCACTCGACACCGTCGCCCCGCTCTTTAAGCGCCTGGTCGCCAGCGGCCACGAGCTGCCGAGTACGCTCACCTCAAGCAGCGGCGCGCTCTACGGCGGCTTTTTGCACAACGTGGTCCAGCGCGTGGCGCAATATATCTGCGACACCACCGTGGTGGACTTTGTCGCCCATCATGAGCTACGCATCGACCATGTCTACGAGACGTTCTACACCCTCATCATGGGGTTGTTGATGTATATCCGCACGCACCCCGATGTGCCCGACGAGACGGTCAAGGAAATCATCGCCTCGACACTCCACATCGAGGGCTATACCGCCAAGTATCCGGAGCGCAAGCCCCAGAACTGA
- a CDS encoding hydrogenase maturation nickel metallochaperone HypA, which produces MHELGIVYHIIRDVENVARAHGVRRVSSVTLLLGEVSGVVPDLLLDAWRWAADKKPIAQGAELIVEPVEAVTHCEACGCDYATVEHGKTCPHCGSGETYLLQGQEVMIKQIETPDEDPADAAPDGLSDAPDAVDAANPLHIA; this is translated from the coding sequence TTGCATGAATTGGGAATCGTTTACCACATCATTCGCGATGTCGAGAATGTGGCGCGCGCTCATGGCGTGCGTCGCGTTTCGAGCGTGACGTTGCTACTGGGCGAGGTCTCGGGCGTCGTTCCCGACTTGCTGCTCGACGCTTGGCGCTGGGCAGCAGATAAAAAGCCTATCGCGCAGGGCGCGGAGCTTATCGTGGAGCCCGTCGAGGCCGTGACACATTGCGAGGCGTGCGGCTGCGACTACGCGACGGTCGAGCACGGCAAGACCTGTCCCCATTGCGGTAGCGGCGAGACCTATTTGCTGCAGGGCCAAGAGGTAATGATCAAACAGATCGAGACTCCCGACGAGGACCCGGCAGACGCTGCTCCTGACGGCCTCTCCGACGCACCCGATGCCGTCGACGCCGCCAACCCACTCCACATCGCCTAA
- a CDS encoding FAD-dependent oxidoreductase, producing MILNGPGISYTEPDIGSEFVPPLPEHPREAIVKLCEHCTNRLLHRDELLGYEYWSFAEAATDEQAEVLCKMKMRRPYTLPEMVKLTGMPEADIEKMLDDMSYTGLLEYNWENPERAKQWVLPMLVPGSAEFLNMRVSQLEEHPVYAKFFEQASKGPLSKATPMVPPGGAGIGMHVIPVEKAIDASSTSVPIEHIEHWLDKYDGKYAASTCSCRASRRVMGEGCADDPADWCIAVGDMADYVVETDRGHYVTRDEVYDILRQAEDNGFVHQITNIDGENKIFAICNCNVNVCYALRTSQLFNTPNLSRSAYVAKVEKDKCVACGRCVEVCPAGAAKLGQKLCSKKAGGRVPEYPRQELPDATKWDHTKWSPNYRNDNRIETHESGTAPCKTACPAHVAVQGYLKLAAQGRYDEALALIKRENPLPAICGRVCNRRCEDACTRGRVDAAVAIDEVKKFIAQRDLDAATRYVPPVVTPTRAGGFDQKIAIIGAGPAGLSCAFYLAEKGYKPVVFEKNERPGGMLTYGIPSFKLQKDVIEAEVEVIRLMGAEFRYGVEVGRDVTLDELREQGFKAFYVAIGCQGGRLAGIPGEDAEDVTVAVDFLREVNSGKIDALPGRTIVVGGGNVAIDVARNACRLGSEHVEMFCLESEAQMPASEEERREAIEDGAHISCSWGPKEVHLDETGRVCGITFKRCTRVFDDEGRFAPEYDENDLRRVDADRVVMSIGQSIVWGDLLAGSKVELGRGQGALADPQTYQTAEPDIFVGGDVYTGPSFAIDAIAAGHEAAVSIHRFVQPGSTLTIGRNQRRYTALDRNDVVLESYDNASREVAHVDREREKAAPFSEYVETFTEEQVRAETARCLGCGASIVDPNKCIGCGLCTTKCAFDAIHLDRDRPECSTMVKYEQKLPSLGKYALKRAIKIKFGRK from the coding sequence ATGATTCTCAACGGACCGGGAATTAGCTACACCGAGCCCGACATCGGTTCGGAGTTCGTGCCGCCGCTGCCGGAGCATCCGCGCGAGGCAATCGTCAAACTGTGTGAGCACTGCACCAACCGTCTGCTGCATCGCGACGAGCTGCTGGGCTACGAGTACTGGTCGTTTGCCGAGGCCGCAACCGACGAGCAGGCCGAAGTGCTCTGCAAGATGAAGATGCGCCGTCCCTATACGCTGCCCGAGATGGTCAAGCTCACCGGCATGCCCGAGGCCGATATCGAGAAGATGCTCGACGACATGAGCTACACGGGTCTGCTCGAGTACAACTGGGAAAACCCCGAGCGCGCCAAGCAGTGGGTGCTGCCCATGCTGGTGCCGGGCTCTGCCGAGTTCCTCAACATGCGCGTGAGCCAGCTCGAAGAGCACCCGGTCTACGCCAAGTTCTTTGAACAGGCATCCAAAGGCCCGCTGTCCAAGGCTACGCCGATGGTGCCGCCCGGAGGCGCCGGTATCGGCATGCACGTCATTCCGGTCGAGAAGGCTATCGATGCTTCGAGCACCTCGGTGCCGATCGAGCATATCGAGCATTGGCTCGACAAATACGATGGCAAATATGCCGCTAGCACCTGCAGCTGCCGCGCGAGCCGTCGCGTGATGGGTGAGGGCTGCGCCGACGACCCGGCCGATTGGTGCATCGCCGTGGGCGATATGGCCGACTACGTGGTCGAGACCGACCGCGGCCATTATGTAACGCGCGACGAGGTTTACGACATCCTGCGCCAGGCCGAGGACAACGGCTTTGTGCACCAGATTACCAACATTGACGGCGAGAACAAGATCTTCGCCATCTGCAACTGCAACGTCAACGTGTGCTATGCCCTGCGCACCTCGCAGCTGTTCAACACGCCCAACCTGTCGCGCTCGGCCTATGTCGCCAAGGTCGAGAAGGACAAGTGCGTGGCCTGCGGTCGCTGCGTTGAGGTGTGTCCGGCCGGCGCCGCCAAACTGGGCCAGAAGCTCTGCAGCAAAAAGGCCGGCGGCCGCGTGCCCGAGTATCCGCGCCAGGAGCTGCCCGATGCCACCAAATGGGATCACACCAAGTGGTCGCCCAACTACCGCAACGACAACCGCATCGAGACGCATGAGTCCGGCACCGCTCCCTGCAAGACGGCCTGCCCCGCGCACGTTGCCGTTCAGGGCTATTTGAAGCTCGCGGCTCAGGGTCGCTATGACGAGGCCCTAGCACTCATTAAGCGCGAGAACCCGCTGCCCGCTATCTGCGGCCGTGTGTGCAACCGCCGCTGTGAGGATGCCTGCACCCGCGGCCGTGTGGACGCCGCCGTGGCTATCGACGAGGTCAAGAAGTTTATCGCCCAGCGCGATCTGGACGCCGCGACCCGCTACGTTCCGCCCGTGGTGACGCCGACGCGCGCCGGCGGCTTCGATCAGAAGATTGCCATCATCGGCGCCGGTCCGGCCGGTCTGTCCTGCGCCTTCTATCTGGCCGAGAAGGGCTATAAACCCGTCGTGTTCGAGAAAAACGAGCGCCCGGGTGGCATGCTCACCTACGGCATTCCCAGCTTTAAGCTGCAGAAGGATGTTATCGAGGCGGAGGTCGAGGTCATTCGCCTGATGGGCGCCGAGTTCCGCTATGGCGTGGAGGTCGGTCGCGATGTGACGCTCGACGAGCTGCGCGAGCAGGGCTTTAAGGCCTTCTACGTGGCTATTGGCTGCCAGGGTGGCCGCCTTGCCGGTATTCCGGGCGAGGATGCCGAGGACGTGACCGTGGCCGTCGACTTCTTGCGCGAGGTCAACAGTGGCAAGATCGACGCGTTGCCCGGCCGCACCATCGTGGTGGGCGGCGGCAACGTGGCCATCGACGTGGCCCGCAACGCCTGCCGCCTGGGCTCCGAGCACGTTGAGATGTTCTGCCTGGAGAGCGAGGCCCAGATGCCCGCGAGCGAGGAGGAGCGTCGCGAGGCCATCGAGGACGGCGCGCACATCAGCTGCAGCTGGGGCCCCAAGGAGGTCCATCTGGACGAGACCGGCCGTGTGTGCGGTATCACCTTCAAGCGCTGCACGCGTGTCTTTGACGACGAGGGCCGTTTTGCGCCCGAGTACGACGAGAACGATCTGCGCCGTGTCGATGCCGACCGCGTCGTCATGTCGATTGGCCAGTCCATTGTGTGGGGCGACCTGCTGGCTGGCTCCAAGGTGGAGCTTGGCCGCGGCCAGGGCGCCCTTGCCGATCCCCAGACCTATCAGACCGCTGAGCCCGACATCTTTGTGGGAGGCGACGTCTACACCGGTCCGAGCTTTGCCATCGATGCCATCGCCGCCGGCCACGAGGCCGCCGTGTCCATCCATCGCTTTGTGCAGCCGGGCTCCACGCTCACCATCGGCCGCAACCAGCGCCGCTACACCGCGCTCGACCGCAACGACGTTGTGCTCGAGAGCTACGACAACGCGAGCCGCGAGGTTGCGCATGTGGACCGCGAACGCGAGAAGGCTGCGCCGTTTAGCGAGTATGTTGAGACCTTTACCGAGGAGCAGGTGCGCGCCGAGACCGCCCGCTGCCTGGGCTGCGGCGCCTCGATCGTCGACCCCAACAAGTGCATTGGCTGCGGCCTGTGCACCACCAAGTGCGCGTTTGACGCCATCCATCTGGATCGCGACCGCCCCGAGTGCTCCACGATGGTCAAATACGAGCAAAAGCTCCCAAGCCTCGGCAAGTACGCTCTAAAGCGTGCAATCAAAATCAAGTTCGGTCGCAAGTAA